CGAATTagttttttgggtttttttgTACATAGCTGCAGGGTGTGTAAGGTAAACTACACTTGTCTGCCTTATCGCCGAAGACGTGGTGGTACCAGCAGATACCATCATCTGATATCGTGGAAGATGTAGATCTTCGATGCGGTGTCGAGTTTCGATTTTTCGATCGGTTTCGTCCTCTTGATAGCGAGCGTGAACGATTAGAAACGTTATCTCTACTGGTCAACGATTGAATGGCCTTCGTGAGCGCATCAATTTTTCGTTCCAGTGACGTGGTGATGTCAACCTGTTTCGGTTGATTGGTAGTGCCTTGATTTGTGCAGTTGACGTTCGATACACGGTTAGAGTTGCTAACTTCTTCGACTTTATCCGCAATGGCAGCTAAAGCTTCCATGTTACCCGTGCCAGCTGATACAATCGCTCGGGTTTGCTCGGGAAGTTTTTGTAGCCAAATGGTTTTCAAAAACTCTTCTGTTACATTGACTCCTCCTAAGCGTCTCATTTCGTTTAACAGTTGCGATGGTTTCTGGTCCCCTAGAGCCATGTTGGACAgcaatttcgacattttcttgTGTTCCGAGTCGGAAAATATGCCAAGTATTAGGCCAGCTCGGAATCCGGGGAATGTGGGATATTGGGCTGTTAAGATGtttttctggtccggaaggcttaaatattggacccgtattttttttttagaattttaaaaaatagtttaggcatGGGGAGCGAGGCATTTGTACATatgtacgaaagcgttggttagaagagaggagaatgatggtgcatatcttttttactcctctaaccaacgctttcgtacatttgtacaaatgccTCGCTCCCGatgcctaaactattttttaaaattctaaaaaaaaatacgggtccaatatttaatCTTTCCGGACCAGAAAAACATCTTAACAGCCCAATATCCCACATTCCCCGGATTCCGAGCTGGCCTACAAGTATGCCCTTCTTGAGATTCTCGTATTTGTCATTCTGTGGGGGATTCAAAACTGCTTGGGTAACTTGATTTAAGATTCGGCTCTCAACAGTGTTGAATTTGGACAGATCCGTTGTTGTACCTGTGATGCCGAACTGAGCTTCCACTTGAGCGAACCATATTTCCGGGTTCTCGTGCCAAAACGGTGGAATTTTTATCGTAACCCTTGATATGGAGGCATTGCCATCGTTGTTTGGGGGTGGTGGATTTCCTGTTGCCTCTGGATTAACCATATTGTCCCAATAGTCAAGCAATTCTTCGAATGTCGAATCAATTTTTGCTGTTTGTTGTGatcgaaaacgtttttcgatGTACTGTCAGTTGAGAACAATAGACTCACGAACGATTGTTTGTTCTGAGTTGGCCTCTCCACTATTAAATTTTAGCACTTGTTGAAGGTTGTGACTTCTGCTAGAACGTTTTGACTTTGGAAGAGGTCAAACTGTCGATGAGCCTTTTTCGTTCGATATCTGTTTCCGTCTATGAAAATTAGTCCATTCACACTGTGTCAATAGTTCCCAGCACTAGACGTAGCTTTTCCTATGAAATTCGCGTCGACGTACAAATTTCCGTTAAAAGTTTTTCACGAGCAGACGAGCGTACTGCAAACGATATTAATACCGGCGTTTTTCACTACTATTTTCGCGATCGAGAACTTTATTGCGCGTTTCAAATGGGGTCACCAATGTGGCGAATGGATGTTTGTGCGGATAAATGATAGGCGACTCGGATAACTTAACAAACTAATTTATTGAAGAGCGATATGTTAGTTGCACAAGATCTAAATATGAACTAACGAATTACGTATGATACCAGCGTGAGGGTGACtgtatgtatgtgtgtgttgAATGCTAGGTCAGGAGCCAAGCTCCTcaatacatacagttaaaatttcatggaatatggagagaatttttttttaatttttttcataagttatggccaaaaaagtaaaataaaaattttttgtctcagaattgcattaaattttggctatatggtttgattagtatttcagacatacagttaaaatttcatggaatttggagagaattttttttaattttttgtaacaatgccatttttttggtcataatgtatggccaaaaaagtaaaattaaaaattttttgtctcagaattgcatgaaattttggctatatggtttgattagcatttcatacatacagttaaaatttcatggaatttggagagatttttttttaaatttttgtaacaatgccattttttggtcataatgtatggccaaaaaagtaaaattaaaaaattttttgtctcagaattgcatgaaattttggctatatggtttgattagcatttcatacatacagttaaaatttcatggaatttggagagaattttttttaaattttttgtaacaatgccattttttggtcataatgtatggccaaaaaagtaaaattaaaaattttttgtctcagaattgcatgaaattttggctatatggtttgattagcatttcatacatacagttaaaatttcatggaatttggagagaattttttttaaattttttgtaacaatgccattttttggtcataatgtatggccaaaaaagtaaaattaaaaattttttgtctcagaattgcatgaaattttggctatatggtttgattagtatttcatacatacagttaaaatttcatggaatttggagagaatttttttttaattttttgtaacaatgccattttttggtcataatgtatggccaaaaaagtaaaattaaaaattttttgtctcagaattgcatgaaattttggctatatggtttgattagcatttcatacatacagttaaaatttcatggaatttggagagaatttttttttaattttttgtaacaatgccatttttggtcataatgtattttccaaaaaagtaaaattaaaaattttttgtctcagaattgcatgaaatattgggtatatggtttgattagcatttcatacatacagttaaaatttcatggaatttggagagaattttttttaaattttttgtaacaatgccattttttggtcataatgtatggccaaaaaagtaaaattaaaaattttttgtctcagaattgcatgaaattttggctatatggtttgattagcatttcatacatacagttaaaatttcatggaatttggagagaattttttttaaattttttgtaacaatgccattttttggtcataatgtatggccaaaaaagtaaaattaaaaatttttttgtctcagaattgcatgaaattttggctatatggtttgattagcatttcatacatacagttaaaatttcatggaatttggagagaattttttttaaattttttgtaacaatgccattttttggtcataatgtatggccaaaaaagtaaaattaaaaattttttgtctcagaattgcatgaaattttggctatatggtttgattagcatttcatacatacagttaaaatttcatggaatttggagagaattttttttaattttttgtaacaatgccattttttggtcataatgtatggccaaaaaagtaaaattaaaaattttttgtctcagaattgcatgaaattttggctatatggtttgattagcatttcatacatacagttaaaatttcatggaatttggagagaattttttttaaattttttgtaacaatgccattttttggtcataatgtatggccaaaaaagtaaaattaaaaattttttgtctcagaattgcatgaaattttggctatatggtttgattagcatttcatacatacagttaaaatttcatggaatttggagagaatttttttttaaattttttgtaacaatgccattttttggtcataatgtatggccaaaaaagtaaaattaaaaattttttgtctcagaattgcatgaaattttggctatatggtttgattagcatttcatacatacagttaaaatttcatggaatttggagagaatttttttttaattttttgtaacaatgccattttttggtcataatgtatggccaaaaaagtaaaattaaaaattttttgtctcagaattgcatgaaattttggctatatggtttgattagcatttcatacatacagttaaaatttcatggaatttggagagaattttttttaaattttttgtaacaatgccattttttggtcataatgtatggccaaaaaagtaaaattaaaaattttttgtctcagaattgcatgaaattttggctatatggtttgattagcatttcatacatacagttaaaatttcatggaatttggagagaattttttttaaattttttgtaacaatgccattttttggtcataatgtatggccaaaaaagtaaaattaaaaattttttgtctcagaattgcatgaaattttggctatatggtttgattagcatttcatacatacagttaaaatttcatggaatttggagagaattttttttaattttttgtaacaatgccattttttggtcataatgtatggccaaaaaagtaaaattaaaaattttttgtctcagaattgcatgaaattttggctatatggtttgattagcatttcatacatacagttaaaatttcatggaatttggagagaattttttttaaattttttgtaacaatgccattttttggtcataatgtatggccaaaaaagtaaaattaaaaattttttgtctcagaattgcatgaaattttggctatatggtttgattagcatttcatacatacagttaaaatttcatggaatttggagagaatttttttttaaattttttgtaacaatgccattttttggtcataatgtatggccaaaaaagtaaaattaaaaattttttgtctcagaattgcatgaaattttggctatatggtttgattagcatttcatacatacagttaaaatttcatggaatttggagagaatttttttttaaattttttgtaacaatgccattttttggtcataatgtatggccaaaaaagtaaaattaaaaattttttgtctcagaattgcatgaaattttggctatatggtttgattagcatttcatacatacagttaaaatttcatggaatttggagagaatttttttttaaattttttgtaacaatgccattttttggtcataatgtatggccaaaaaagtaaaattaaaaattttttgtctcagaattgcatgaaattttggctatatggtttgattagcatttcatacatacagttaaaatttcatggaatttggagagaatttttttttaaattttttgtaacaatgccattttttggtcataatgtatggccaaaaaagtaaaattaaaaattttttgtctcagaattgcatgaaattttggctatatggtttgattagcatttcatacatacagttaaaatttcatggaatttggagagaatttttttttaaattttttgtaacaatgccattttttggtcataatgtatggccaaaaaagtaaaattaaaaattttttgtctcagaattgcatgaaattttggctatatggtttgattagcatttcatacatacagttaaaatttcatggaatttggagagaatttttttttaattttttgtaacaatgccattttttggtcataatgtatggccaaaaaagtaaaattaaaaattttttgtctcagaattgcatgaaattttggctatatggtttgattagcatttcatacatacagttaaaatttcatggaatttggagagaatttttttttaaattttttgtaacaatgccattttttggtcataatgtatggccaaaaaagtaaaattaaaaattttttgtctcagaattgcatgaaattttggctatatggtttgattagcatttcatacatacagttaaaatttcatggaatttggagagaattttttttaattttttgtaacaatgccattttttggtcataatgtatggccaaaaaagtaaaattaaaaattttttgtctcagaattgcatgaaattttggctatatggtttgattagcatttcatacatacagttaaaatttcatggaatttggagagaattttttttaaattttttgtaacaatgccattttttggtcataatgtatggccaaaaaagtaaaattaaaaattttttgtctcagaattgcatgaaattttggctatatggtttgattagcatttcatacatacagttaaaatttcatggaatttggagagaatttttttttaaattttttgtaacaatgccattttttggtcataatgtatggccaaaaaagtaaaattaaaaattttttgtctcagaattgcatgaaattttggctatatggtttgattagcatttcatacatacagttaaaatttcatggaatttggagagaatttttttttaaattttttgtaacaatgccattttttggtcataatgtatggccaaaaaagtaaaattaaaaattttttgtctcagaattgcatgaaattttggctatatggtttgattagcatttcatacatacagttaaaatttcatggaatttggagagaattttttttaaattttttgtaacaatgccattttttggtcataatgtatggccaaaaaagtaaaattaaaaattttttgtctcagaattgcatgaaattttggctatatggtttgattagcatttcatacatacagttaaaatttcatggaatttggagagaattttttttaaattttttgtaacaatgccattttttggtcataatgtatggccaaaaaagtaaaattaaaaattttttgtctcagaattgcatgaaattttggctatatggtttgattagcatttcatacatacagttaaaatttcatggaatttggagagaattttttttaaattttttgtaacaatgccattttttggtcataatgtatggccaaaaaagtaaaattaaaaattttttgtctcagaattgcatgaaattttggctatatggtttgattagcatttcatacatacagttaaaatttcatggaatttggagagaattttttttaaattttttgtaacaatgccattttttggtcataatgtatggccaaaaaagtaaaattaaaaattttttgtctcagaattgcatgaaattttggctatatggtttgattagcatttcatacatacagttaaaatttcatggaatttggagagaatttttttttaaattttttgtaacaatgccattttttggtcataatgtatggccaaaaaagtaaaattaaaaattttttgtctcagaattgcatgaaattttggctatatggtttgattagcatttcatacatacagttaaaatttcatggaatttggagagaatttttttttaaattttttgtaacaatgccattttttggtcataatgtatggccaaaaaagtaaaattaaaaattttttgtctcagaattgcatgaaattttggctatatggtttgattagcatttcatacatacagttaaaatttcatggaatttggagagaatttttttttaaattttttgtaacaatgccattttttggtcataatgtatggccaaaaaagtaaaattaaaaattttttgtctcagaattgcatgaaattttggctatatggtttgattagcatttcatacatacagttaaaatttcatggaatttggagagaatttttttttaaattttttgtaacaatgccattttttggtcataatgtatggccaaaaaagtaaaattaaaaattttttgtctcagaattgcatgaaattttggctatatggtttgattagcatttcatacatacagttaaaatttcatggaatttggagagaattttttttaaattttttgtaacaatgccattttttggtcataatgtatggccaaaaaagtaaaattaaaaattttttgtctcagaattgcatgaaattttggctatatggtttgattagcatttcatacatacagttaaaatttcatggaatttggagagaattttttttaaattttttgtaacaatgccattttttggtcataatgtatggccaaaaaagtaaaattaaaaattttttgtctcagaattgcatgaaattttggctatatggtttgattagcatttcatacatacagttaaaatttcatggaatttggagagaatttttttttaaattttttgtaacaatgccattttttggtcataatgtatggccaaaaaagtaaaattaaaaattttttgtctcagaattgcatgaaattttggctatatggtttgattagcatttcatacatacagttaaaatttcatggaatttggagagaattttttttaaattttttgtaacaatgccattttttggtcataatgtatggccaaaaaagtaaaattaaaaattttttgtctcagaattgcatgaaattttggctatatggtttgattagcatttcatacatacagttaaaatttcatggaatttggagagaatttttttttaaattttttgtaacaatgccattttttggtcataatgtatggccaaaaaagtaaaattaaaaattttttgtctcagaattgcatgaaattttggctatatggtttgattagcatttcatacatacagttaaaatttcatggaatttggagagaattttttttaaattttttgtaacaatgccattttttggtcataatgtatggccaaaaaagtaaaattaaaaattttttgtctcagaattgcatgaaattttggctatatggtttgattagcatttcatacatacagttaaaatttcatggaatttggagagaatttttttttaaattttttgtaacaatgccattttttggtcataatgtatggccaaaaaagtaaaattaaaaattttttgtctcagaattgcatgaaattttggctatatggtttgattagcatttcatacatacagttaaaatttcatggaatttggagagaattttttttaaattttttgtaacaatgccattttttggtcataatgtatggccaaaaaagtaaaattaaaaattttttgtctcagaattgcatgaaattttggctatatggtttgattagcatttcatacatacagttaaaatttcatggaatttggagagaatttttttttaaattttttgtaacaatgccattttttggtcataatgtatggccaaaaaagtaaaattaaaaattttttgtctcagaattgcatgaaattttggctatatggtttgattagcatttcatacatacagttaaaatttcatggaatttggagagaatttttttttaattttttgtaacaatgccattttttggtcataatgtatggccaaaaaagtaaaattaaaaattttttgtctcagaattgcatgaaattttggctatatggtttgattagcatttcatacatacagttaaaatttcatggaatttggagagaatttttttta
The Bradysia coprophila strain Holo2 unplaced genomic scaffold, BU_Bcop_v1 contig_46, whole genome shotgun sequence DNA segment above includes these coding regions:
- the LOC119082508 gene encoding uncharacterized protein LOC119082508, which produces MVNPEATGNPPPPNNDGNASISRVTIKIPPFWHENPEIWFAQVEAQFGITGTTTDLSKFNTVESRILNQVTQAVLNPPQNDKYENLKKGILVGQLGIRGILPDQKNILTAQYPTFPGFRAGLILGIFSDSEHKKMSKLLSNMALGDQKPSQLLNEMRRLGGVNVTEEFLKTIWLQKLPEQTRAIVSAGTGNMEALAAIADKVEEVSNSNRVSNVNCTNQGTTNQPKQVDITTSLERKIDALTKAIQSLTSRDNVSNRSRSLSRGRNRSKNRNSTPHRRSTSSTISDDGICWYHHVFGDKADKCSLPYTPCSYVQKNPKN